Proteins from a genomic interval of Crassostrea angulata isolate pt1a10 chromosome 7, ASM2561291v2, whole genome shotgun sequence:
- the LOC128192304 gene encoding uncharacterized protein LOC128192304, with protein MEKITRFFEFLTKPFQFCFKYLGFRKRGEKVLAHGLLFSVMEAHNKRLESLNNFQISNKIDWRMDYFGGLLKEEKVSLIPLIVYFAEQNERALCINISSRGLPVCQETAT; from the exons ATGGAGAAAATCACAAGATTTTTTGAATTCTTAACAAAACCATTTCAGTTTTGTTTTAAGTATCTTGGTTTCCGTAAACGAGGAGAGAAAGTCCTTGCACAT ggTTTACTCTTTAGTGTGATGGAGGCACACAACAAACGCCTGGAAAGTTTGAACAATTTTCAGATCTCCAACAAAATT GATTGGAGAATGGATTATTTTGGGGGTCTTTTGAAGGAGGAGAAAGTATCTCTCATACCATTGATTGTATACTTTGCAGAACAAAATGAGAGAGCTCTATGCATCAACATTTCTAGTCGGGGACTACCTGTCTGCCAGGAAACGGCCACGTAA
- the LOC128192303 gene encoding replication protein A 14 kDa subunit-like, with product MSDFSKPRVNGKMLPSFKGRTVCLLGNAKDVDSNGTAFTLSTGDGQDVKVIMQEPLGEYVSGLTEVHGNVDAQNNINCQSYIAFPKEISDTFDLGLYNDAVELTSRFSEFYKVGVTDQ from the exons ATGTCAGATTTTTCGAAGCCTCGAGTTAATGGTAAAATGTTGCCAAGTTTCAAGGGCCGAACTGTTTGTTTACTAGGAAATGCCAAGGAT GTGGATAGCAATGGAACAGCCTTTACATTGTCTACAGGGGATGGCCAAGATGTGAAAGTAATCATGCAGGAACCT CTTGGAGAATATGTATCTGGATTAACTGAAGTCCATGGAAACGTAGATGCCCAGAATAACATCAATTGTCAGAGCTACATTGCATTTCCTAAGGAAATCAGTGATACTTTTG ATTTAGGTCTATACAATGATGCTGTTGAGCTGACTTCACGGTTCAGCGAGTTTTACAAAGTTGGCGTGACTGATCAATGA